Proteins co-encoded in one Dokdonella sp. genomic window:
- a CDS encoding FimV/HubP family polar landmark protein encodes MKRPLKLSLAIALALGATDAFALGLGSIQVRSGLNQPLVAEIPVIQGTPGEAEGLIVQLASADDFDRVGLNRANVGVPLEFTLGKNASGETVIRVTSREIIRDPFLNLLLEANWPKGRLLREYAVLLDPPIMAPAVKGSSAIAAAASEPERVAVQPIPESKPKPAVAAPKPAPARPVAAAEPPPAAAPRVAAAGEYGPVAAGETLGEVARATRPDESVSVNQMMLALLKANPNAFYRDNINALKRGAVLRIPSADEIGAVGSAREAAAAVRAQVDEWRGGFAATPTLVADSTPTTTSAPPRSTSTPAPKGERLALVPPREGKAGDSAADRPSGGTSSGGDAATKAELARVREALASREQESGELKSRVRDLEDIKNKNERLISLQNSELAELRDKLKALQAASTTATPVADPAAAVPAAATATPAATAPAITKDDIWGDGDKAAAPPAASATPTAEPAPTPAAAEDSVTSPATTEPVPAAGDATPAEPAPAATAVDTDATPAADTPAVATPPAASPAPATSEAAKPTPPPARPVAPVPAPDSATPWYLEPWALAAGGIGGLLLVLLGLFGLRKRKAPAQAAGRQSIADSFGAAPVGGAYVAASDAFGEEQQLIDQVQRDPSNAGSHLELLSLYYAQRDAAKFEAAAEEMYASIADPNQAEWREARAMGEELVPHNPLFGGDPLFGGESGGESFGGHAPATPASGADFGFDGLDTAAGSHGGYGFTDEPKPLQPEDSLATAEFTAVEYDFDTPKSGTTSGADEGFTFDEVPPIAPVEASHVVTEFEPDDKSGGGEGDDDFFAGEDAIGTKLDLAKAYLDMGDPDGARAMLEEVLGEGSPSQQDEARRLLGEIR; translated from the coding sequence CTCGGCCGACGACTTCGACCGCGTCGGCTTGAACCGCGCGAACGTAGGCGTGCCGCTGGAATTCACGCTGGGCAAGAACGCGAGCGGCGAGACGGTGATCCGCGTGACCAGCCGCGAAATCATCCGCGACCCGTTCCTCAATCTGCTGCTCGAGGCGAATTGGCCAAAGGGCCGGTTGCTGCGTGAGTACGCGGTTCTGCTCGATCCGCCGATCATGGCGCCGGCAGTCAAGGGTTCGAGCGCTATCGCTGCGGCCGCGAGCGAGCCCGAGCGTGTCGCCGTGCAGCCGATTCCGGAGAGCAAGCCGAAGCCCGCCGTGGCTGCGCCCAAGCCGGCTCCGGCCAGGCCTGTGGCGGCTGCCGAACCCCCTCCGGCCGCCGCGCCGCGTGTTGCCGCGGCCGGCGAATACGGCCCGGTGGCCGCCGGCGAGACGCTCGGAGAAGTCGCGCGCGCCACGCGTCCCGACGAGAGCGTCAGTGTCAACCAGATGATGCTGGCCCTGCTCAAGGCCAATCCGAACGCGTTCTACCGTGACAACATCAATGCGCTGAAGCGCGGAGCCGTGCTGCGCATTCCAAGTGCCGATGAGATCGGTGCGGTCGGATCGGCGCGCGAGGCGGCTGCAGCGGTTCGCGCCCAGGTCGACGAATGGCGTGGCGGCTTCGCTGCAACACCGACCCTCGTCGCCGACAGCACGCCGACGACAACGAGCGCGCCGCCTCGCTCGACGTCGACACCGGCACCCAAGGGCGAACGCCTGGCCCTCGTGCCGCCACGCGAAGGAAAGGCCGGTGACAGCGCGGCCGATCGCCCGAGTGGCGGTACCTCGAGTGGCGGGGATGCGGCAACCAAGGCCGAACTCGCGCGCGTGCGCGAGGCCTTGGCCAGCCGTGAGCAGGAGTCCGGCGAGCTGAAGTCGAGGGTTCGCGATCTCGAGGACATCAAGAACAAGAACGAGCGGCTGATCTCGCTGCAGAACAGCGAGCTCGCCGAGCTGCGCGACAAGCTGAAGGCTCTGCAGGCCGCTTCGACGACCGCCACGCCGGTGGCTGATCCGGCGGCGGCCGTGCCTGCCGCTGCGACGGCGACGCCTGCCGCCACCGCGCCAGCGATCACCAAAGACGACATCTGGGGTGACGGCGACAAGGCGGCGGCGCCGCCTGCGGCTTCGGCCACACCGACAGCGGAACCTGCGCCCACACCGGCTGCGGCAGAAGACAGCGTGACCTCACCTGCGACGACCGAACCTGTGCCGGCAGCAGGTGACGCGACGCCGGCCGAACCGGCACCCGCAGCAACCGCCGTGGATACGGATGCCACACCCGCAGCCGATACCCCGGCTGTGGCCACGCCGCCCGCGGCGTCTCCTGCGCCGGCAACCTCCGAAGCGGCCAAGCCGACGCCGCCGCCGGCTCGGCCGGTCGCTCCGGTACCGGCGCCCGATTCGGCCACGCCGTGGTATCTCGAGCCGTGGGCGCTTGCGGCCGGCGGCATCGGTGGCCTGCTGCTGGTCTTGCTGGGCCTGTTTGGTCTGCGCAAGCGCAAGGCGCCGGCGCAGGCTGCGGGTCGTCAGTCGATTGCCGACAGCTTCGGTGCCGCGCCGGTCGGCGGTGCATATGTGGCCGCCAGCGATGCATTCGGCGAGGAACAGCAGCTGATCGACCAGGTCCAGCGCGATCCGTCCAACGCCGGCTCGCATCTCGAGTTGCTGAGCCTCTACTACGCGCAGCGCGATGCAGCGAAGTTCGAGGCTGCCGCCGAGGAAATGTATGCCTCGATCGCCGATCCAAACCAGGCGGAATGGCGCGAAGCGCGTGCGATGGGCGAGGAACTCGTGCCGCACAATCCACTGTTCGGGGGCGATCCGTTGTTTGGCGGCGAATCCGGTGGTGAGTCGTTCGGCGGTCATGCCCCCGCGACGCCTGCGTCCGGCGCGGATTTCGGCTTCGATGGCCTGGACACCGCGGCGGGCAGCCATGGCGGCTACGGCTTCACCGATGAGCCGAAGCCGCTACAGCCGGAAGATTCGCTCGCGACCGCCGAGTTCACCGCCGTCGAGTACGACTTCGACACGCCGAAGTCGGGCACCACCTCCGGGGCCGATGAGGGGTTCACCTTCGACGAGGTACCGCCAATCGCGCCGGTCGAGGCGTCGCATGTGGTGACCGAATTCGAACCCGACGACAAGTCTGGCGGGGGTGAGGGCGACGACGATTTCTTCGCCGGCGAGGATGCGATCGGAACCAAGCTCGATCTGGCCAAGGCCTACCTCGACATGGGCGATCCCGATGGGGCGCGCGCGATGCTCGAGGAGGTGCTCGGCGAGGGCAGTCCGTCCCAGCAGGATGAGGCGCGCAGGCTACTCGGCGAAATCCGCTGA
- the truA gene encoding tRNA pseudouridine(38-40) synthase TruA, translating into MRLALGIEYDGTDFLGWQRLSHGATVQGAVEDALSVVADHRVEVTCAGRTDAGVHAICQVVHFDTAAERSPRGWMLGANSRLPASVAVRWVVPVADDFHARYGARARRYRYSILNRAARPALEARYVAWERRSLDAAAMHAAAQALVGEHDFSAFRTIACQARTPFRNVHAISVGRTSERVDITIEANAFLHHMVRNIVGSLLPVGRGERPTGWLEELLVGRDRSVAGPTAPAAGLCFIAPRYPREAGLPDEACLS; encoded by the coding sequence TTGCGCCTTGCTCTCGGCATCGAATACGACGGCACCGACTTCCTCGGCTGGCAGCGCTTGAGCCATGGCGCCACCGTGCAGGGCGCAGTCGAGGATGCACTGTCGGTGGTGGCCGATCATCGTGTCGAGGTCACCTGCGCAGGGCGGACCGATGCCGGTGTGCACGCAATCTGCCAGGTCGTGCATTTCGACACCGCTGCGGAGCGTTCACCGCGCGGCTGGATGCTCGGTGCCAACTCGCGCCTTCCGGCGAGCGTGGCGGTGCGCTGGGTCGTGCCGGTCGCCGACGACTTCCATGCCCGGTACGGTGCGCGTGCACGGCGCTACCGCTACTCGATACTGAACCGCGCCGCGAGGCCGGCACTCGAGGCGCGCTATGTTGCCTGGGAACGCCGATCGCTCGACGCTGCGGCCATGCATGCTGCCGCGCAGGCTCTGGTCGGCGAGCACGATTTCAGTGCGTTCCGCACGATCGCCTGCCAGGCGCGGACGCCGTTCCGCAACGTGCATGCGATCTCGGTCGGTCGCACCAGCGAACGCGTCGACATAACCATCGAGGCGAATGCCTTCCTGCACCACATGGTGCGGAACATCGTCGGCTCGTTGCTGCCGGTCGGACGTGGAGAACGTCCGACCGGCTGGCTCGAGGAACTACTGGTCGGGCGCGATCGCAGCGTGGCCGGACCGACCGCGCCGGCAGCGGGCCTGTGTTTCATCGCTCCGCGCTATCCACGCGAGGCCGGCTTGCCGGACGAGGCCTGCCTGTCATGA
- a CDS encoding phosphoribosylanthranilate isomerase — protein sequence MIRTRIKFCGITRATDAQSACALGVDALGFVFTRRSARFVEPATANAIRRDLPPFVSAVALFMDDDPAWIAHVVSIVAPDLVQFHGSEAALDCARVGRPWIKAVAMASHEDVASYAARYAGASGFLLDAHAVGEQGGSGRRFDWSRVPALDRPVILAGGLDAGNVAEAIVRARPYAVDVSSGIESAPGIKDVARMRDFIAAVKG from the coding sequence ATGATCCGGACGCGCATCAAATTCTGCGGAATCACACGTGCCACGGATGCACAGTCGGCCTGCGCACTCGGTGTCGATGCACTCGGTTTCGTGTTCACGCGGCGCAGCGCACGCTTCGTCGAACCGGCAACGGCGAATGCAATCCGCCGCGACCTGCCGCCGTTCGTGTCGGCTGTGGCCCTGTTCATGGACGACGATCCGGCCTGGATCGCGCACGTGGTCTCGATCGTCGCGCCCGACCTCGTGCAGTTCCACGGCAGCGAGGCCGCGCTGGATTGCGCGCGCGTCGGTCGGCCCTGGATCAAGGCCGTGGCGATGGCTTCGCACGAGGATGTGGCAAGCTATGCGGCCCGATATGCCGGTGCCAGCGGGTTCTTGCTCGATGCCCATGCGGTCGGCGAACAAGGGGGCAGCGGCCGTCGTTTCGATTGGTCGCGCGTGCCTGCACTCGATCGGCCCGTGATCCTTGCCGGCGGGCTCGATGCCGGCAACGTTGCCGAGGCGATCGTGCGCGCACGGCCGTACGCGGTCGACGTGTCGAGTGGCATCGAATCGGCGCCCGGCATCAAGGACGTGGCGCGCATGCGCGATTTCATCGCTGCGGTGAAGGGCTGA
- the trpB gene encoding tryptophan synthase subunit beta, producing the protein MGNNEPIVVTDFHAYPDARGRFADFGGIYMPETLMPPLEELTEAYLSMREDPAFIAEFERDLRHYVGRPSPIYHAERLSRKIGGAQILLKREDLNHTGAHKINNTIGQALVARRMGKRRIIAETGAGQHGVATATVCARFGLDCIVYMGAVDIERQKINVYRMKLLGAEVVPVTSGSKTLKDALNEAMRDWVTHVADTFYIIGTVAGPHPYPMMVRDFNAVVGREARAQMLEQYGRLPDVLTACVGGGSNAIGLFHAFLNDRDVAIVGAEAAGEGIDTGRHAASLAAGRKGVLHGNRTYVICDDHGQITETHSISAGLDYPGVGPEHAFLKDSGRATYVGVTDDEALAAFHELARTEGILAALESSHAVAQAIKLARELPPDRLVLCNLSGRGDKDVHTIAAREGIAL; encoded by the coding sequence GTGGGCAATAACGAACCGATCGTCGTCACCGACTTCCACGCGTATCCGGATGCGCGTGGACGCTTCGCCGATTTCGGCGGCATCTACATGCCCGAGACGCTGATGCCACCGCTGGAGGAACTGACTGAAGCATATCTCTCGATGCGCGAAGATCCGGCTTTCATTGCCGAATTCGAGCGTGACCTCAGGCACTACGTCGGCCGGCCCTCGCCGATCTACCACGCCGAGCGCCTGTCGAGGAAGATCGGAGGCGCACAGATCCTGCTCAAGCGCGAGGATCTCAATCACACCGGCGCGCACAAGATCAACAACACCATCGGCCAGGCGCTGGTCGCGCGGCGCATGGGCAAGCGCCGCATCATCGCCGAGACCGGTGCCGGGCAGCATGGCGTGGCCACTGCCACGGTGTGCGCACGTTTCGGACTCGACTGCATCGTCTACATGGGCGCGGTGGACATCGAGCGGCAAAAGATCAATGTCTACCGCATGAAGCTGCTCGGCGCCGAGGTCGTGCCGGTCACTTCGGGCTCGAAGACGCTCAAGGACGCCCTGAACGAAGCCATGCGCGACTGGGTGACACATGTTGCCGACACCTTCTACATCATCGGCACGGTCGCCGGTCCGCATCCGTATCCGATGATGGTGCGGGACTTCAACGCCGTGGTCGGTCGCGAGGCGCGCGCGCAGATGCTCGAACAGTACGGCCGTCTGCCCGATGTGCTGACGGCCTGCGTTGGTGGCGGATCGAATGCGATTGGCCTGTTTCACGCGTTCCTCAACGACCGCGATGTCGCCATTGTCGGCGCCGAGGCGGCCGGCGAGGGCATCGATACCGGCCGCCATGCTGCCTCGCTGGCCGCCGGCCGCAAGGGCGTGCTGCATGGCAATCGCACCTACGTGATCTGCGACGATCACGGCCAGATCACGGAAACGCATTCGATTTCTGCCGGCCTCGACTATCCCGGCGTCGGTCCCGAGCATGCCTTCCTCAAGGACAGCGGCCGTGCAACCTATGTCGGCGTGACCGATGACGAAGCGCTGGCCGCGTTTCATGAACTCGCCCGCACTGAAGGCATCCTCGCCGCCCTCGAATCGAGTCATGCGGTTGCCCAGGCGATCAAGCTGGCCCGCGAGCTGCCGCCCGACAGGCTGGTCTTGTGCAATCTGTCCGGGCGCGGCGACAAGGATGTGCATACGATCGCCGCGCGCGAGGGGATCGCGCTGTGA
- the trpA gene encoding tryptophan synthase subunit alpha: MTRIDRRFAELRARGRKGLVPFITAGDPLPEATVDIMHALVEGGADLIELGVPYSDPVADGPTIQHASERAIAHDVGIEAILGWVRAFRERDTDTPVVLMGYLNPIEIHGHARFAAEAVAAGVDGVLVVDVPVEEADTLHPLIEAGLEQIFLVAPTTTDARLAAIRARARGFIYYVSFAGITGADRLDPKAVRARIAHIRAGGDIPVAVGFGVRDAATAVAVGELADAVIIGSALVAKLAEAKDAAAAATIARNTLAPIRAALDAMLPT; this comes from the coding sequence TTGACTCGCATCGACCGTCGATTCGCCGAACTGCGTGCGCGCGGCCGCAAGGGTTTGGTGCCATTCATCACCGCCGGCGATCCGCTGCCGGAGGCGACCGTCGACATCATGCACGCCTTGGTCGAAGGCGGTGCCGATCTCATCGAGCTGGGTGTGCCGTATTCGGATCCGGTCGCCGATGGGCCGACGATCCAGCATGCGAGCGAGCGCGCGATCGCGCACGATGTGGGCATCGAGGCGATCCTCGGATGGGTGCGTGCGTTCCGCGAACGCGACACCGATACGCCGGTCGTGCTGATGGGTTATCTCAATCCGATCGAGATTCACGGCCATGCGCGCTTTGCTGCCGAGGCCGTGGCCGCCGGCGTGGATGGCGTGCTCGTGGTCGATGTGCCGGTCGAAGAAGCCGACACCTTGCATCCTCTCATCGAGGCCGGACTCGAGCAGATCTTCCTGGTTGCGCCGACGACCACCGATGCTCGCCTAGCGGCGATCCGCGCGCGTGCACGCGGCTTCATCTACTACGTCTCGTTTGCCGGCATCACCGGCGCCGACCGACTCGACCCCAAGGCGGTGCGTGCGCGCATCGCGCACATCCGCGCGGGTGGTGACATTCCGGTCGCGGTCGGCTTCGGCGTGCGCGATGCCGCGACCGCGGTCGCGGTCGGCGAACTGGCGGACGCCGTCATCATAGGCAGCGCGCTGGTGGCGAAGCTTGCCGAAGCGAAGGACGCCGCCGCCGCGGCGACCATCGCGCGCAACACGTTGGCGCCGATCCGCGCGGCGCTCGATGCCATGCTGCCGACATGA
- the accD gene encoding acetyl-CoA carboxylase, carboxyltransferase subunit beta: MNWLQKLMSPRIRTQNAGKGKVPEGLWEKCDGCGAVLYGPELEKNLMVCPKCTHHHAIGARKRLVALFDAGSASEVFGELEAVDALKFRDTKKYKDRLAASQKQTGERDALLAMRGALKGRPLAACAFEFAFMGGSMGSVVGEKFTRVAELALAERMPMVCFSATGGARMQEGLFSLMQMAKTSAALARLRAAAVPFISVLTHPTTGGVSASFAMLGEINIGEPKALIGFAGPRVIEQTVRETLPEGFQRSEFLLEHGALDLIVDRREMRDRLADLFNLLMKQPRAA, encoded by the coding sequence ATGAACTGGTTGCAGAAACTCATGAGTCCGCGCATCCGCACGCAGAACGCAGGCAAGGGCAAGGTTCCCGAAGGTCTGTGGGAGAAGTGCGATGGTTGCGGTGCCGTGCTGTACGGGCCCGAACTCGAGAAGAACCTCATGGTCTGCCCGAAATGCACGCACCATCACGCCATTGGCGCGCGCAAGCGTCTCGTGGCGCTGTTCGATGCAGGCAGCGCGAGTGAGGTTTTCGGCGAGCTCGAGGCTGTCGACGCGCTCAAGTTCAGGGACACGAAGAAATACAAGGATCGCCTGGCCGCCTCGCAGAAGCAGACCGGTGAAAGGGATGCACTGCTTGCCATGCGTGGTGCGCTCAAGGGCCGCCCACTTGCTGCTTGCGCCTTCGAGTTTGCCTTCATGGGCGGCTCGATGGGCTCGGTCGTCGGCGAGAAGTTCACGCGCGTGGCCGAACTTGCGCTGGCCGAACGCATGCCGATGGTCTGTTTCTCGGCGACCGGCGGTGCACGCATGCAGGAAGGTCTGTTCTCGCTCATGCAAATGGCCAAGACCTCGGCCGCGCTGGCGCGCCTGCGCGCGGCTGCAGTGCCGTTCATCTCGGTGCTCACCCACCCGACCACCGGCGGCGTGTCGGCGAGTTTTGCCATGCTCGGCGAGATCAACATCGGCGAGCCAAAGGCCTTGATCGGCTTCGCCGGTCCGCGCGTGATCGAGCAGACCGTGCGCGAGACCCTGCCGGAGGGCTTCCAGCGTTCGGAGTTCCTGCTCGAACACGGTGCTCTCGACCTCATAGTCGATCGCCGCGAGATGCGCGACCGCCTCGCCGATCTGTTCAACCTGCTGATGAAGCAACCGCGCGCGGCGTGA
- a CDS encoding polyprenyl synthetase family protein has product MQAVNALIRTRLASDVVLINQISEHIIHSGGKRLRPMLHLLAAQAAGYTGAEHVPLAALIEFIHTSTLLHDDVVDESDLRRGRKTANALWGNAASVLVGDFLYSRSFQMMVAIDSMRVMRILADTTNRIAEGEVLQLLNIGNADTTERAYLDVIERKTAVLFSAAARLGAVLAGLPETQELALARFGMDLGYAFQIADDVLDYVSDADTLGKNIGDDLAEGKPTLPVIHAITHGTPEQAASLRRAIESGGVDSLDNIVEAIRHSGAIDYAQARAQAYARSAKSALEALPASPAREALAVLADYSVDRSS; this is encoded by the coding sequence ATGCAGGCCGTCAACGCGCTGATCCGCACGCGCCTGGCCTCCGACGTCGTGCTGATCAACCAGATCTCGGAGCACATCATCCACAGCGGCGGCAAGCGCCTGCGGCCGATGTTGCACCTGCTCGCCGCCCAGGCAGCCGGCTACACCGGCGCGGAGCATGTTCCGCTCGCCGCGCTGATCGAGTTCATCCATACATCGACCCTGTTGCACGACGACGTCGTCGATGAATCGGACCTGCGTCGCGGCCGCAAGACGGCCAACGCACTGTGGGGCAATGCGGCGAGCGTGCTGGTTGGCGACTTTCTCTATTCGCGCTCGTTCCAGATGATGGTCGCGATCGACAGCATGCGCGTCATGCGCATCCTTGCCGACACGACCAACCGCATCGCCGAGGGCGAGGTGCTGCAACTGCTCAACATCGGCAACGCCGATACGACCGAGCGTGCCTATCTCGATGTCATCGAACGCAAGACCGCCGTGCTGTTCTCCGCCGCCGCGCGTCTCGGCGCCGTGCTGGCCGGCCTGCCCGAAACGCAGGAACTAGCCCTCGCACGCTTCGGCATGGACCTCGGCTACGCGTTCCAGATCGCCGATGACGTGCTCGACTACGTGTCCGATGCCGACACGCTCGGCAAGAACATCGGCGACGATCTCGCCGAAGGCAAACCAACCCTGCCGGTCATCCACGCGATCACCCACGGCACGCCCGAACAGGCCGCCAGCCTGCGCCGCGCAATCGAGAGCGGCGGCGTCGATTCGCTCGACAACATCGTCGAGGCGATCCGCCATTCGGGCGCGATCGACTACGCGCAGGCCCGCGCGCAGGCCTATGCGAGATCAGCCAAATCGGCCCTCGAAGCCCTGCCCGCCTCACCCGCCCGCGAGGCGCTGGCCGTGCTTGCCGACTACTCGGTCGACCGCAGTTCCTGA
- the ssb gene encoding single-stranded DNA-binding protein translates to MARGINKVIIVGNLGADPETRYTTSGSAITNIRVATSENWKDKQTGENQERTEWHRVVLFGRLGEIAGEYLKKGRQVYIEGSLRTNKYTDKDGIERYTTDIVANEMQMLGGGGGEGGGYNRDRGERGGGGGGGHDRGAPSRATQSAPPHASATPLRNDPFDDDEIPF, encoded by the coding sequence ATGGCACGCGGCATCAACAAGGTCATCATCGTCGGCAACCTCGGCGCGGACCCCGAAACGCGCTACACGACCAGCGGTTCGGCGATCACGAACATCCGCGTGGCCACGTCGGAGAACTGGAAGGACAAGCAGACCGGCGAGAACCAGGAACGCACCGAGTGGCACCGTGTCGTCCTGTTCGGGCGCCTCGGCGAGATCGCCGGTGAATATCTCAAGAAGGGCCGGCAGGTCTACATCGAAGGCTCGCTGCGCACCAACAAGTACACCGACAAGGATGGCATCGAGCGCTACACGACCGACATCGTCGCCAACGAGATGCAGATGCTTGGTGGCGGTGGCGGTGAAGGGGGCGGTTACAACCGCGACCGTGGCGAGCGCGGTGGCGGTGGCGGTGGCGGGCACGACCGTGGCGCCCCGTCGCGCGCCACGCAATCCGCACCGCCGCATGCGTCGGCTACACCCCTGCGCAACGATCCATTCGACGACGACGAAATTCCGTTCTGA
- the mgtE gene encoding magnesium transporter, translating into MSDIETSTKPATPLQGHLARVSEMLRRHHLVEDLAQRQSGTDQETDDDLIHRQHVEELQREIDALHPADVARILEALPPEDRLSVWNLVKADRDGEILLEVSDAVRESLLADMDAPEILAAAEQLDADEIADLAEDLPEDVVDQLMQRLDAPEREQLRSAMSYEDDQVGAIMDFEMVTIREDVSLEVVLRYLRRLKELPEQTDKLFVVNKDHVLTGVLPLKWLLVNDPAREVSEVMAADANTFRPEDDVFDTAQAFERYDLVSAPVVDAEGRLVGRLTIDAMVDVIREEGDAEALSRVGLREDEDIFASVWRSLRNRWTWLAINLVTAFLASRVIGLFEGSIEKLVALAALMPIVAGIGGNSGNQTITMIVRALALGQVSPEGARRLLRKEAGVALLNGVIWGGVVGLVAWLLYGNPALGLVMTAAMTLNLLLAAAMGVVIPMTLERFGRDPAMGASVMITAITDSGGFFIFLGLATIFLM; encoded by the coding sequence ATGAGCGACATCGAAACCAGCACGAAGCCGGCCACACCGCTGCAGGGGCACCTTGCGCGCGTGTCCGAGATGCTGCGCCGGCACCATCTGGTCGAGGATCTCGCGCAACGCCAGTCCGGTACGGATCAGGAAACCGACGACGACCTGATTCATCGCCAGCACGTGGAGGAACTGCAACGCGAGATCGATGCGCTGCACCCGGCCGACGTCGCGCGCATCCTCGAGGCGCTGCCACCCGAGGACCGTCTGAGCGTCTGGAACCTGGTCAAGGCCGATCGCGACGGTGAGATCCTGCTCGAAGTTTCCGATGCCGTGCGCGAGTCGCTGCTCGCCGACATGGACGCGCCGGAAATCCTCGCTGCTGCCGAGCAGCTCGATGCCGATGAGATCGCCGACCTTGCCGAGGATCTGCCCGAGGACGTGGTCGACCAGCTCATGCAGCGTCTCGACGCGCCCGAGCGCGAGCAGCTGCGTTCGGCGATGTCCTACGAAGACGACCAGGTCGGCGCGATCATGGATTTCGAGATGGTCACGATCCGCGAGGACGTGAGCCTCGAGGTCGTGCTGCGCTATCTGCGCCGCCTCAAGGAACTTCCCGAGCAGACCGACAAGCTGTTCGTCGTCAACAAGGATCATGTGCTGACTGGGGTGCTGCCGTTGAAGTGGCTGCTGGTCAACGATCCAGCGCGCGAGGTCAGCGAGGTCATGGCCGCCGACGCGAACACGTTCCGGCCCGAGGACGACGTGTTCGACACCGCGCAGGCCTTCGAGCGCTACGACCTCGTCTCCGCGCCGGTCGTTGATGCCGAGGGGCGGCTGGTCGGGCGCCTGACCATCGATGCCATGGTCGACGTCATCCGCGAGGAAGGCGACGCCGAGGCCCTGAGTCGTGTCGGCCTGCGCGAGGACGAGGACATCTTCGCCTCGGTCTGGCGTTCGCTGCGCAACCGCTGGACCTGGCTGGCGATCAACCTCGTCACCGCCTTCCTCGCCTCGCGCGTCATCGGCCTGTTCGAGGGCTCGATCGAGAAGCTCGTCGCGCTCGCCGCGTTGATGCCGATCGTCGCCGGCATCGGCGGCAACTCCGGCAACCAGACCATCACCATGATCGTGCGTGCGCTCGCGCTCGGTCAGGTCAGCCCCGAGGGGGCACGACGCCTGTTGCGCAAGGAAGCCGGTGTTGCCCTGCTCAATGGCGTCATCTGGGGTGGCGTGGTCGGCCTGGTCGCCTGGCTGCTGTACGGCAATCCGGCGCTCGGTCTCGTCATGACCGCAGCCATGACCCTCAATCTGTTGCTCGCCGCGGCGATGGGCGTGGTCATTCCGATGACCCTTGAGCGCTTCGGCCGAGATCCGGCCATGGGCGCCAGCGTGATGATCACGGCGATCACCGACAGCGGCGGCTTCTTCATCTTCCTCGGTCTCGCCACGATTTTCCTGATGTGA
- a CDS encoding zinc ribbon domain-containing protein YjdM — translation MNELPPCPQCGSTYSYEDRGLLVCPECAHEWSPGTIAEGPVEDVARIVKDAVGNVLADGDSVVVIKDLKVKGSSSVVKVGTKVRNIRLVDGDHDIDCRIDGIGQMGLKSEFVKKA, via the coding sequence ATGAACGAACTTCCCCCTTGCCCGCAATGCGGCTCCACCTACAGCTACGAGGATCGCGGCTTGCTCGTGTGCCCCGAGTGCGCCCATGAATGGTCGCCCGGCACGATCGCTGAAGGTCCGGTCGAAGACGTTGCGCGCATCGTCAAGGACGCCGTGGGCAACGTGCTGGCCGACGGCGACAGCGTGGTCGTGATCAAGGATCTCAAGGTCAAGGGCTCATCGAGCGTGGTCAAGGTCGGCACCAAGGTGCGCAACATTCGCCTCGTCGATGGGGATCACGACATCGACTGCCGCATCGATGGCATCGGTCAGATGGGGCTCAAGTCCGAGTTCGTGAAGAAGGCATAG